The following are encoded in a window of Thermoanaerobacter ethanolicus JW 200 genomic DNA:
- a CDS encoding secondary thiamine-phosphate synthase enzyme YjbQ, which yields MKSYRKELWFETKKRREFINITPLIEECVRESGIKEGLLLCNAMHITSSVFINDDEPGLHKDFENFLEKLAPEKPYDQYYHNTYEDNADAHLKRTIMGREVVVAITDGKLDFGPWEQIFYGEFDGKRKKRVLVKIIGE from the coding sequence GTGAAAAGCTATAGAAAAGAGTTGTGGTTTGAAACAAAAAAGAGAAGAGAATTTATAAACATTACACCTCTTATAGAGGAATGCGTTAGGGAAAGCGGAATCAAGGAAGGGCTTCTTTTATGTAATGCAATGCACATTACCTCAAGTGTTTTTATAAATGACGATGAACCAGGCTTACATAAAGACTTTGAAAATTTCTTGGAAAAATTAGCCCCCGAAAAACCCTATGACCAATATTATCATAATACTTATGAAGATAATGCAGACGCTCATTTAAAGCGTACAATAATGGGTCGAGAAGTTGTAGTAGCTATAACAGATGGAAAATTAGATTTTGGTCCATGGGAACAAATCTTTTACGGTGAATTTGACGGAAAAAGGAAAAAGAGAGTATTGGTCAAAATTATAGGTGAATAA
- a CDS encoding DUF5665 domain-containing protein: protein MNKDEYKNNNNIMLTAIKKQLDQMSEMMEKMKIADYVELMQSPYRLLWLNFIGGVARGFGIAVGFTILGAIVLYILQKLVMLNLPLIGSIIADIVKIVNQKLY from the coding sequence TTGAATAAAGACGAATATAAAAACAATAATAATATTATGTTAACTGCAATAAAAAAGCAGTTGGACCAAATGTCAGAGATGATGGAGAAGATGAAAATTGCTGATTACGTCGAGCTTATGCAAAGCCCTTATAGGCTTTTGTGGTTAAACTTTATAGGCGGGGTAGCAAGAGGTTTTGGAATAGCAGTAGGTTTTACAATACTTGGTGCGATAGTTCTTTATATACTTCAAAAATTGGTGATGTTAAATTTACCTCTAATTGGCAGTATTATAGCGGATATAGTTAAGATTGTAAATCAAAAGTTATATTAA
- a CDS encoding stalk domain-containing protein, producing MLKKISLILLVFVAFSILIPISAQAANITITINGQNVVFEQKPVIKNDTTLVPMRAFFEALGAKVNWEEKTKTVTAFRGETTVQLIIGHKIAKVNGKSYELIVAPQIINGYTYVPLRFVGETLGDEVIYDNGHIIINSSNQRTRVSSITAPKNTVSETNTFSSSNITSEKDLYLLIKNALENNEDEITFTLSNSFCNSVGNSCTINDILKSISDIVDLVLAHHPEIGYANKWTISANGFNNVISKVSIKFEYIYPKDKLEKMKDEINIKAKEIIDQIIKPDMSDIDKVKAIHDYIVKNTKYDYENLINNTIPPESYTAYGVLIKGVGVCQGYTAAFNLLAQLARIDSLGVAGTGFNYSGSMPHAWNMIRIDGKISYVDVTWDDPVPDQGDNVRYDYFNVTEEQLAKDHSWDKEKFLEKYFDYK from the coding sequence ATGCTTAAAAAGATATCTTTAATACTATTAGTTTTTGTAGCCTTTTCTATATTAATTCCTATTTCAGCACAAGCGGCAAATATAACAATTACAATTAATGGCCAAAATGTAGTTTTTGAACAAAAGCCTGTTATAAAAAACGACACAACTTTAGTCCCTATGCGGGCATTTTTTGAAGCATTAGGTGCTAAGGTAAACTGGGAAGAGAAAACTAAAACGGTTACAGCCTTTCGTGGCGAAACGACTGTACAACTTATAATTGGCCACAAAATTGCAAAAGTTAATGGAAAAAGTTATGAGCTTATTGTAGCACCACAAATTATAAACGGTTATACCTATGTGCCTTTAAGATTTGTTGGTGAAACCCTTGGAGATGAAGTAATATACGATAATGGGCACATAATAATCAATTCTTCCAACCAAAGAACAAGGGTAAGTTCAATAACTGCACCAAAAAACACAGTTAGCGAAACTAATACTTTTTCATCTTCTAATATAACCAGTGAAAAAGATTTGTATCTTTTAATTAAAAATGCTCTTGAAAACAATGAAGATGAAATAACTTTTACACTTAGCAATTCTTTCTGCAATTCTGTAGGAAATAGCTGTACAATTAATGATATCTTAAAGAGTATATCGGATATTGTAGATCTGGTATTGGCACATCATCCTGAAATTGGCTATGCTAATAAGTGGACTATTTCTGCAAATGGTTTTAACAACGTCATAAGTAAAGTAAGTATAAAATTTGAATATATATATCCTAAAGATAAATTGGAAAAAATGAAAGATGAAATAAATATTAAAGCTAAAGAAATTATTGACCAAATAATAAAACCGGATATGTCTGATATAGATAAAGTCAAAGCAATCCACGACTATATTGTAAAAAATACTAAATATGATTATGAAAATTTGATAAATAACACTATACCACCAGAATCTTATACTGCTTATGGAGTTTTGATAAAAGGAGTAGGGGTGTGCCAAGGATATACTGCTGCTTTTAATTTACTTGCTCAACTAGCTAGGATTGATAGCCTTGGAGTAGCTGGTACAGGTTTTAATTATAGTGGGTCTATGCCTCATGCTTGGAATATGATAAGAATTGACGGCAAAATCAGTTACGTAGATGTTACATGGGATGACCCTGTTCCAGATCAAGGGGATAATGTAAGATATGATTATTTCAATGTAACAGAGGAGCAGTTAGCAAAAGACCATAGCTGGGATAAAGAAAAATTTTTGGAAAAATATTTTGATTATAAATGA
- a CDS encoding TraR/DksA C4-type zinc finger protein, whose product MDSEKLEHFRQLLLKEKGKVLSTINQMNYNDGIGGIAQREYYQELSLLDNHPADFASEVYEVEKNYALKDNEKHILRQIEDAFKRMEMGTYGICTHCHKPIEEERLEALPYTALCAECAKNNDLKLKDLRNSRPNEERMIKYPFGWGYKDLKEEIQFDAEDSYQEVARFNKTKSSLDNYDDDYDDENAGYVEETDKISNEDYKRTL is encoded by the coding sequence ATGGATAGTGAAAAGCTGGAACACTTTAGACAATTACTATTAAAAGAAAAGGGAAAGGTCTTAAGCACAATTAATCAAATGAATTACAATGATGGCATTGGCGGAATTGCACAGAGAGAGTATTATCAAGAACTTTCTCTTTTGGATAATCATCCGGCAGATTTTGCTTCTGAAGTTTATGAAGTAGAGAAAAATTATGCTCTCAAAGACAACGAAAAACATATTTTAAGGCAAATAGAAGATGCTTTTAAGAGGATGGAAATGGGTACTTACGGCATATGTACTCACTGCCATAAGCCAATTGAAGAAGAACGATTAGAAGCCCTTCCTTATACTGCTCTTTGTGCAGAATGCGCTAAAAATAATGATTTGAAATTAAAAGATTTAAGGAATTCAAGGCCGAATGAAGAGAGAATGATAAAATACCCCTTTGGATGGGGGTATAAGGATTTAAAAGAAGAAATTCAATTTGATGCAGAGGATTCTTATCAAGAGGTTGCACGATTTAATAAGACAAAAAGCAGTTTGGACAATTATGATGATGACTATGATGATGAAAATGCTGGTTATGTAGAGGAAACTGACAAGATAAGTAATGAAGATTATAAAAGGACTTTGTAA